In Phaseolus vulgaris cultivar G19833 chromosome 7, P. vulgaris v2.0, whole genome shotgun sequence, the genomic stretch TGCAAACTTGACTTCCATTTGGTGAATTTTCCATTGCCTTTGTGTAACTAAAGCAATGATTAATCACATTGTTTTCATTCGAGCTAcaggaaaaaataatttttaaaatttaaagtttttatctcttaatttaaaataatgtttaattaaatttcGTTTTTTACAGTTTTTGTTAtgtaaacaaatatttattccTCCAATCTTGtaatattagtttttttgtttaaatcaaactgtataaaaaaaagttcaaaaataattactaaaattaATGCAACAGCAACATTAAAATAGGTGTTTCGGTCCTAATTTATTTTTGGAGTGGCGAAAGCTGCCACATCGACAAAAATGAAAGGTCAGTTTCCTCTCAGCAATCTCCTTCAATTGAAAATGAGTCAATACAACTATTGAAGGATCATCTTCGATAGGAGTAACTTCTCTCTTTATCAGAGGTATCTCATTAGAGGAACTAGAAAATTAAGAAGAAGCAATTAAAGGACAACCTAGGTGAAACGCCAACAACCTAGGTGATGTAACGTCTTTTAAGTTATTAAAATTCACCATTAGGTATAAATGCTCCTTAGGAATACTTACATGGATTTGtactattttataataattataatcacACTGTCACATCGAGCTAAATGAGGATCGTGAAGCTCCAACTATACAAGCTAGTTGTGAAAAGACGACGTTTCTCAAAACTCAACCAAAAATATGACCAAAACAAAAGTTTAAAATGAAACCCAATTACCCTGAAAATTGGGTTTCTTGGAAAACTTATATACCAAAAAATATTGAGAAAATAATACTCACATAAAGTAGTTGGATTAAACAACTTACAAATCGAAATAATTCTGATATACTTACAAACTGTTTTTTGTTGTAACAGACTAATCAACCAATTTTTAATAACTAGCTTATTAAATATTTCTCCAAgtctaaaaatttataaataaatatttattttccaatGACTACTCACTCAATTTCCTCTAATTACTTAGATACTCTTATATATCTAAACTCTTACTAACTAATTTTTTTGCAAGTGGATTATCTATCAATCTTCATCAAACAAAGTTCTGCAATCCACTAATGAAGAAGTTAACTCATCCACAACAGCTCGGTCATCTATTTGAGATGATTACAACTAATCTCCAGTGAGAACAATAGgtataataaaattagaataataaaataatgtattaaaatataaataataataataataaaagaagaaaattaaataaattataaactaaaaacTAATAGAATTAACTTATAACttataaacaaaaattcttaTATACTTTCTGGTATTAACTACAAActtttacattaattaaataagttaataattaatttatgagTACAGTTTAATTTGACTTGGTACAATGGTACTAAAGTCTTCGATTCAGAACGAGGAATATTGAAAAAAGAGAGCATTATAGAAAGCACgttgttgaaattttgaaaaccaTAGAAAAAGGCATTATCCTTTTGTTAAACATGTGTTCCAATTTTGAAAGATTAAAATTCAACAAATCAAACTACAAATATtgcataatgaaaaaaattaacttatcaTGAAtctttactttaaaaaaattattacttgtGTCAGGTTTAATCTGCAAAATTCCTTTTTCACCTTTCGACTTACTTCTTTTACACCTTCGTATTTTGTACCATTTCAGGAAATAATACTAATGCACCTCATTTTCATGAACAATTCTTACATgtgctaataataataataatcgcaaatttttaaaaacaataaaaatagcaAAAACACCGATGAGaggaaaaaaatacaaaaggaaAGTATAATAATTAGAGTTTTcctattatattttgttaaataatttgtttagtattaaaaaaaacGAAGGCATTGTGAGGGATGGATGCCCTTGCGCCTCGGttacttattttcttttatttctaatatatttttttctcactttttaattttcattgcGAATATAATTGTATTCTTTTCTAGAGAAATTttttgaataatatttatatatctttaatagtcttttttgaaaattataaataactatatctataacaaaataattttgttaattttttatattgatttttccGACATCAAGTTTGTTAAAATGGTATTTTTATGTCTAAGatattatttgttgttttgGAGGTTGAAACAtgaattactttttattttcgATGAGTATTTGTCTTTAGAACTTCTTTTTTATATGGTAATTGTTCTCGTCTAGATGAAATCGATCGAAATCTGGGTGAGCTCCGAATAGTCTTCTTTCAAGTTTTAGTGGGTCAGCACCTGCAGAAAatactctgacgctcaagtcaataaaaGCATAAATTTATGTGTATATAGGGAATataatactaaaataaattCGAGTTAGAGTACTCCTTAGGGGTGGTAATGTATTTATAAGCTTTCATGGACTTAGATCTTTAACCATGGTTTCTCCAGGTATTAAAACGACAATTTATGATATCTTTTCATAGAATTTGAATATCATGGAGTATGTTTGTAGCGTAATAAAAGATATTGTGCAGGTAAATTAAATCATTTATGTGACTTAATCGGGGACATTACGTATAGCATTTAAGGAGGCCGGAATTTTGGGAATTAAAAGCGCATTAACTATGTTGTGAAATTGCTCACTCttgatattattttaacaaGATCAATGAATTGGGTTTTATGCCCACCTTACCGTGTTTTGGGCTTGCTCGGTTGGCCTCACCGAGCTACCTGATGGGTCGGTCTACTCGGGCTAATTCCTAGCAATCTTGTGATGGTACAGTACCAATGTTTCGACTTCAAGTTTGTTGAAATAGTATCGTCAGGGTCAATTACTACATTTGAGGTATTGTCCACTTTGGAAATTGAAACTTCGTCTCAATTTTGTCCTTGAAAGGCGACCCAGAGGAAAGAGGAAGATGTTGAGATCTCACATGaactaaagataaaaatatttcatagtatataagtgagtgcaaatctcAACTTCTGAatcgattttataaggttgagttatacttaaagttcacttcttaatatgatgtTGGAAatcctacatcgactagagatattaaaatacaaatatttcataatatataagtgaatgtaAACCATTATAAGGTGTTTTTACAAAGTTGAATTCTTCATAAacatgtatttaaattattttttatttcgaTTTGACTAACGTGAAACTATAGGATGTATGGGTGatgttattataaatatatttttttatgaaattaacgtatttattaatttgaaaagaATTTTGAGATAATGGTTGcggatttaaaaaaataattttaattttgtaatcttcCATGACAGATAAATTCTGGATCATCAGAGTCATAACTTTACAAAATagtacatgttttttttaagaagtACGTAACTTTATGGATTTTGTTGTAGCGGTAATTACATAAGTTGATTATTGTGACTTTAAGAATGGAGAGTTAAGGGTCACATAAGACACACTGTACTTTCCGACACTGTGGGACACCAAACCAATGAatttttctattaatatttCAAACACACGTTTTGACCGTTATTGTCACAAACTTTCCTCCACACCAAGCACGTGATAATccttgtctttttcttttactttcacAATAACAATTATTGTGTACGTCTATCTAGAACCCATTACATTGAATTAATCTattcaaaaataaaactaagctaaattaaattttttaatttcataaataacttataaactatttaatatttattaaaattcaatagatgcttttattaatatttgttcttacaacaaggaccCAGAATACTGAAACTAGGTTGACGAGACTAGACTTTACACAAATATTCTACTCTTGGGCCGGATTCTCTTAATTTCTTCTTGGGCTCATGTTTTGAACTCTTCCTGGttaggtgctctcggcttctccctCACACAGGTTGGGGGTGGTACCTGCAAGGCGCtctgatgccaaagtcagaaataatttcaaatatcaTCAGACAATATtcactcttacctttttcttactctgaactcctatttatagagttttcTTAATGGGCTTTCCCCTTTTCTTTTGGACTTTCTTtctacacctttttattatttacacacCCCTCATGCAGGTTTTTAACTTAATTGggtttcatttttataataatatttatattttattttattcttttatgcaCATCTTTTCCGCTCTCGGtctaaacctctcggttttagcctTATCACCTCTTGGTTACTCAACATGTTGTTCTCGgcctaaacctctcggttttagcctTATCACCCTTTGGTTACTCAGCATGTTGTTCTCGGCCTACCAGTACACTAGCCCCCGagacataaatattttatttaagtttaaacaaaaatatttgtgtcttaatataatataataattttgacatttgatttgatttgatatgaAACGCTTTGGTTTTCGTGCTTTATTTTGATGAGTTTAAATGACTTGACGTGAACTTGCTATTTTGACCGttagataatatatttttgaatggtTTCATATTGTTTGCAACGTTTCGAATTCTAGGGTTTACGCTGGGTTATAAATAGGTTTGTCATTCGATCTTTTATGATTTCGTGTGAGCTTTGTTGCTGTTGAGAAGGAAGTTTATTGTCGATCTTCATTCAGTTCTTGCGAAGGTAATGTCTCTTTCAAGTTCTTCTGCTACTGATGAATGTTCAAGCGCGGGTGGTGAATCAACTGGCCGAGTGGTTCGAGAAGAAGTTCATCCTGATTCGAAGTCTTCATCTGCTACTCCATCTTGTATGAATGATTCAAATGGAGCTGCTACTGTTGATGCTCCTCaagaatttgaaattattaagCCTCAGAAAAATCTTCGTCCAGGTTATCAGTGGGTTAATTCTAAAGTCCGAGAGTTTTTCTCGAAGTATCGTTCTGTTAGCGAACTTCATAGTTTTCTTTCCCATTCTCAAATTTATTACTCtgatattgaaaatgatatCATTTCATTTCAGCGTGTTGGAGATGTTGATAATGTGTGCCATGGCCGAGAAGGTGATaactatgaatttttttatttttatgcttgctTTTTCAGAGATCTTCATATTCGATTGCCTTTGAACAATTTTCAAATGGGcgttcttaattttcttaatgtTGCTCCTACTCAGCTTCATCCTAATGGTTGGGCTGCGATGCAAGCGTTTagtattttgtgtaaattattaTCACTTTCTCCTAGTCCCTATGCTTTTCTGTACTATTATAGTTCTCGGCCTGGTAAACGGCCGGGGTGGCTATCCCTTATTAGCAAATCCAATGTGTGTTTTCTTAAGCCCTTTACGTCGTCATACAAGGATTTTAGGggaagttttttcaaaattctaatagAGCCAATAGGAAGAGAGTACTTCTTTAATGGAGATTCTCAAAATTTCCTCTGTATTGGACGAGAGATCCCGTGAAGTTTAACTCGATATCTTTTCATTCGATGGGTGTGGCCGATCGTCATGTTATTGAAGTTTTTAGTCGCCTCTCGTACCAAGTTCCCACTCGCGCCTTGCTACAGTTGTATACTTCATCAAGTCCTCGAGAAGATCTTATTGGTACGTGGTTGTTCCacattttcttgctttttagGATGAGTTTTTTAACTTTGCTAATTTTTTTACTGATTTTCAGCTCTGATGGCAAGCACTAATCCGAAAGCTCGATCTTATTTTTCGAAATTGCTGAACAAAGTGGGTGATGTAACTCCCCGACGTGAGAATGTGGTGAATCCTGTGGTGGAAGTAGAAATCGTGGAACCTGTTGCCAATGTTGATGTGGTTGAACTGACAAGTAATGTTGATGTTGCCGGTCATtcgaagaaatcaaagaaacgaGATAGGAGTAGCAAGAGGTCGCATTCGTCTTCTCGGCGCCATCGCCATGGTGAAAATGTTTCATCTGAACCTCTTTCTGAAACGATATTTAGTGCTACAACTAAATATGCAAAGTTTGTTCAAACGTCTTTTAGCGAATCATCTTACAACAAGCTGAAAAATATGGATGCTGCTTCATTGGCGGATTCTGTTATTGAATTGTCGAGTAGAAATCTTTTGATTGGAAAAATGATGAAAGAGAAGAATGGGAACTGTGTGTCTTTATCTGAGTTTGAAAAATTGAAGAATGATCTTGCTGAGTATAAGGAAAGAATGAGCTCTTTATCTTCGCAGTTagaagagatgaaaaaggagaaaaaggaACAAGAAGTTGAAATAGAAGGTTTTGGAAAGGAAATTTTTGATTTGAAGAGTGAAAACTTGAAGTCTAGTAAAGAGAATGCTCAACTGTTTAAAGAAAATCAACTTTTGAACGAAAAGGTATCGGCGTTATCTTCTACGAATGAATCTGACAAAAACACCATCAAACTTATGGATGAGGAGATAAATCAGTTGAGGACTAATGTTTTTGAAGCCGAAAGTTTTATATTTGAACAACACAAGCTTGGCTTTGAGAAGGCTCTTCAAcaagcaaaatatttttataagattccTATTGATGAAGGTAACTTTGATGTTAAGAAGGATTTTTATAATGGTGAATTAATTCCTGCTAATTAGATTCCGGATAATGATGCTGAAGATATTAACATCGAGAATTAGGTGGATATGGGTTTTTATCTGTTTATAGCTTCTCGGTTAACTCTCGATTACTTGCTGAGAAGAACAATTGTTTTGGAATGCTGGGATGTTTAATGTTTGCATTCGTGATGTAATTCCTTTTTTTGGAActtcttaatataaatattatgagCTTTTGGGGTTAACATCATGATTTTATTCTTCAAATTATCTTGTTCGGTCAAAATTTTCTTTCGGTTATAATCATAGTAAGAATTGTTAGCTTTCGGTTTTCTTCATCTTGATAACTTAAGAATTTTTTAGGTTTCAAAAGTTGTCAgttataattagtttttatcacAATCATTGATTATAATTGTTGGCCTTGTATTCATCTTTTGGTTTTAATATTCGGTTAAAAGAGttctttattatatttcataaaaGAAATGTTTGAACTCATCTCTCGGTTTTAATGATCATAAAAACTAGATTAAGCATAACATTCCGTTTCTAGAGCATGAAAATATTGACTATGTTGTAACCTAGAACTTTCGGTTTTTCAAAcgtgatattttttattataagcgAATATTATTAAAGACCTCTCGGTGTTAACCGAATGCTGACCTTCTGGTTacttattttgaatttcttaaaacattcttttattaataaaattggtACTGGGTTCTTTCGATTGGGATTTAAAAAGTATAACATCATATGACTAGCGCATTGGGTTATTTGTTTTCGGTTTTATCTAACAAAAGCAGTTTTTAtctttgaatttattttttgctATCTAGTATAAATTCAAgttatgtttttcttctttgataAAGATGAGATCAATACTGTTATTGTAAAATGATATTGATTTAAGTTATTTAAGTATAAAGTTACGAAGCctgaacttttcacttgttgaGGGTGATTTATGCAATTGATACGTGACTGATTTGGAATATGCAGTTGTTGGTTTAACATACTGTTTTTGGATGTATGACTGGCTttcggttttttttttttttttgaattgtaAACTTATTACTTTGGACTTGGCGGTTTTTAAGGTATAAAAATCGTGCATCTGTTGATTTTGACCTTTCGGTTTTTATTTGAGATGAAAGCGTCTAAGATTGAAAGTTATAAGGGAACATTCTGACGGGAGGGATTTCATCTGATTTGAAAGCTTTCAAGACCGAAAGAAgtatatttatatgtttatttgggagggatttcacctgaagtgaaagcatccaagccCAAGAGTTATGTGAATATTttttcgggagggatttcacctgaagtgaaagcatccaagccCAAAAGAATTATGTATGttttcgggagggatttcacctgaagtgaaagcatccaagcccaaaagaattatgtaaatatgttttcgggagggatttcacctgaagtgaaaaCATCCAAGAtcgaaaataaaaaagaatgaaagtTAACAAGATGAATTGTTATTTGGGAATGCTTCTTCATTATATGATAAGTATGTACACAAAAGTCTTCTTTTTACATCTATTTTAACTGAAATAGAACTTTAGATGACTcgcattccacgttctcggtatcACTTTCTCTTCCAAAGTTTCTAATCTATAGGCTCCATTTTGCAAGTTTTCTAACACCCTGAAAGGACCTTCCCAGTTGGATGCCAGCTTTCCATGTCGTGGATCCTTTCGAGCTTCAGTTCACATTCTCCATACCAAATCACCTTCTTTAAAATCTCTAAATTTTACCTTTGCATTAAATTTCTTCATCGCCCTTCGCTATACTgctgtttcttttatttttgctaTTTCTCTAAGTTCTTCAATAAGATCGAGATCAGTCCTCAAACATTCATTGTTGATATTCCAATCTTCCATTTGTCTTCTTAACGTTGGTTCGTTAACTTCTACTGGTAACATTGCATCTGTTCCATAAGTGAGATTAAATGGTGTTTCACCAGTTGACGTTTGTGGTGTGCATCGATACGCCCATAATATCTCTGGTAACTTCTCGGCCCACAAACCTTTAGCACTCCCCAACCTCTTTTTTAATTGTCCAAGAATAACTTTGTTTGCAGCTTCAGCCTGTCCATTCGTTTGCGGATGTTCAACTGAAGTGGTTGTGGACTTGATTCCCAAATCTGATACTCCCCGTGCACCTGTCCTACCGACAGCTGTGAGTCAGTTTTGCAAACGACATTTTCAACTCCCATGTCTCTAGCCAATAATAACCCTGCAACAAGAGCTTCATACTCGGCCTGGTTGTTGGATGTTTTGAACTCGAATCTTAGCGCCATCTCCACTTGGAAGTTATCTAGTCCTTCAAGTACTATTCCTGCTCCGCTTCCTCTTTTGCTTGACGCGCCATCTACATACAAGGTCCACTGGTTCTGTTGTGTTGTTGTCGGCATCTGAATAATAAAATCTGCAAGGGATTGGGCTTTAATTGGTCCTCTTGGTTCGTACTTGATTCCATATTCTGAAAGCTCCATCGACCATGTCACCATTCGACCTGCAAGTTCtggttttttcaaaattttagatattGGATAATCTGTTCTCACAATTATCTGATGATTCTGAAAATATGGTCGAAGACGCCTCACAGCATACACCAGTGTTAAGGCAATTTTTTCAACCTTGGGATATCTGGTTTCGGCAGGTTGAAGGGATCTACTTACAAAATATATTGGTTTTTGCTCTGGGTTTTCTTGGATCAAGGCAGCTCCTATGGCTTCATTTGAAGTTGCTAGGTAAACTATGATGGGTTGGGTTGGCACAGGTTTCACTAAGATTGGGGGTTCGGCCACCATACTTTTGAGTTGAGATAAAGCTTGCTCACATGGTTCGCTCCACACAAAGGTTTCAGATTTTTTCAGCAAGTTTACTATCGGTTTGGTTTTTTCGGCTAATACTGGTAGAAATCTTGATAATGAGTTCAGTTTTCCTACCAGCCGTTGTACTTCTTTTAGGTTTTTCGGTCTTCCCATCTGCATTATTGCCTCACATTTATCAGGATTTGCTTCAGTTCCTCTGTTTGTTAACATGAATCCCAAGAATTTTCCTCCTCTTACGCCGAAAACGCACTTTTCTGGATTGAGACGAATGTTGTACTTTCTTATTTGTGCAAACACTTCTTCAAGATCGTGCAAATATTTCTATATTTCACTGGATTTAACAACCATGTCATCAACGTAAACTTCCAAGTTTTTTCCAATCTGTTCTTTAAACACTTTGTCCATCAATCTTTGATATGTTGCTCCAGCATTTTTCAAACCGAAAGGCATGACTTTATAGCAATAATTTGCAACATCAGTGGTGAAAGCCGTTTTCGGGATATCAGGTTCATACATCTGTATTTGATTATACCCCGAATAAGCATCAAGAAAACTCATCATCGCTTGGCCAGACGCCTCATCAACTAATCGGTCTATGTTGGGCAATGGATATGTGTCTTTTGGGCATGCTTTGTTCAAGTCTGTGTAGTCtgtacacattctccattttccattcggttTCTTGACAAGTACGACATTAGACAGCCATGTAGTATACTTAGCTTCTCGGATAAAACCAGCTTGTATTAACTTTTCGGTTTCCTCAATTGTTGCCTTTCGTCTCTCTTCCCCTAACTTTCTTCGCTTTTGAGATACCGACCTTGCTTCTCGGCAAACAGACAATTTGTGACACATTACTTCTGGATCAATCCCAGGAATATCAGACGGTTGCCAAACAAACAAATCCTTATTGTTACGCAACAATGTGATGAGTTTGCTCAGTAATTCATCAGGCATACTTCCACTTATGTAAGTGCATTGCTTGTCGTCTTGGCCTAACACCACCGCGGTTGTTTCTTCTTTCGGCTCCAACCTTTCCTCATTTAATCTAGGATCCAAATCTGCCATAGCTACCATTTTTTCAATACCTCTATCCATcttcaaattcatttttaaacctGCCGCATAACATTCTTGAGTGTCTTTTTGATTGACATAAAGTGTTGCTATCTCCCCCTTTTCTGTCGGGAATTTCATGGCCAAGTGTGGTGTTGATACGATTGCCCCTAACTTGTTTAAAGAAGACCGTCCTAACAACACGTTGTATGACGTGGATGCATCCACTACCAGATAtcagattttaatttttttaattttgctgCCTCTTCCAAATGTTGTTATTAGATCAACATACCCTTTGGTACTAACTCTTTCACCCGAGAAGCCAATGATTTGTTCTCGGAAAGACACTATGTCTTCTTCTCTCAAATGTAACCTCTTGAACGTATCCCAAAACAAGATATCAACTGAGCTGCCTTGATCAACCAAGGTTTTCATGACAGCGTATTCGACTATTTCCACCGTTATCACCATAGGGTCATCATGATCTGGATCAATTTCTTGAAAGTCTTCGTCTGTGAAGAGCATCGGCGGTAAAGTTCTTCTTTTAAAAACATGATTAACAGTTCTGATATTCCTCCAATGTTGTTTTCTTGCTGACAAAGATTCCTTTCCAGAGAAACCACCTGAGATTGTATTTATAAACCCCCTAACCGGCCTTCCCAAACTTCGCTCCTTACTTCTTCTACTGACTGtgtgttttgataaactctacCACTTCTTTCCTCTAGTCTTCCGACCCTTCTATCATCTCTTTTTTCTACTCGCTTATTCTCTCTTCTTTCAAACCTTTCCACCCTTCTTTCTCCTATCTCTTCCCCTCTCACTCCTCTCTCAGGGCTCAACCATACTCTTGTATTTCCACCTCGGATAAAACGTTTTAACTGCCCCGCATGAATCACTTCTTCTGTATGATGgccatgatttttatgatattcACAATGTTTGGTGCGATCTGCTCTCTCCGGTGTTCTTGCTTTTCTCGGTGGTGGTATTATTGCTGCTACCATGGCTTCCTGTAAAACTCTTGTTCTATTTGTATTTAAAGGCGTGTATTGTTGGAATTTTCGACTCTTAAACTCTTCTCGGACTCTTCTTGCCACAGGtatattttctctttctatCACCATCTTCTCACCTCCATCAACCCTCACTTGGTTTCGAAACTCCCTCAATTCCTCCATCTGCATAAATTTTGATGCCCGTTGCCTTAGTTCATCGAGATTGATCGCGGGTTTTTTACAAAGGCTATCGGCAAATGGTCCCAGTTTTAGTGCTGTTATCATGTGATGCATGGTGACCTCTGGGCTGAGATTTCAAATTCCCAGGGCAACCTTTCCAAAGCGTTCCATGAACATTCTTAACGACTCTCCCTTCTCTTGTCTTATGTTTACTAAGGCAATCGACGTTAAATGATGAGGGCGACTGGTTGCAAACTGAGCGCCGAATTTTTCCACCAACGTATCAAAACAATCTATACTCAAAGGTGGGAGGCGTGTGAACCAACTTAACGCTGCTCCTTTCAGGGTTGTAGGGAATACTCTGCACATAACAGAATCATtccatgtatacaagctgaTTTGAGTAGTATATATTGCAATATGTTCATCAGGGTCCGTACTTCCATCATATTTGTCAATGGTCAAATTTTCCAATTGTCAGGTAACGGAGTATCAAGTATATCATCATAGAACGGATGTTTTCTGGAGGATATCCCTGCAAAAGCCCCAGAGTTTTCAAGCAATCTTCTCTTGGTTTGGGAACTTTCGTTGTGATATAGCCTTTCATTCATTTGTACCCTAGGCTGATCAGTTTCGAAGGATGAATTCAAAACTGTTTCCTCT encodes the following:
- the LOC137829012 gene encoding uncharacterized protein, coding for MHHMITALKLGPFADSLCKKPAINLDELRQRASKFMQMEELREFRNQVRVDGGEKMVIERENIPVARRVREEFKSRKFQQYTPLNTNRTRVLQEAMVAAIIPPPRKARTPERADRTKHCEYHKNHGHHTEEVIHAGQLKRFIRGGNTRVWLSPERGVRGEEIGERRVERFERRENKRVEKRDDRRVGRLEERSGRVYQNTQSVEEVRSEVWEGRRTLPPMLFTDEDFQEIDPDHDDPMVITVEIVEYAVMKTLVDQGSSVDILFWDTFKRLHLREEDIVSFREQIIGFSGERVSTKGYVDLITTFGRGSKIKKIKI
- the LOC137829011 gene encoding spindle pole body component 110-like, translated to MSLSSSSATDECSSAGGESTGRVVREEVHPDSKSSSATPSCMNDSNGAATVDAPQEFEIIKPQKNLRPGYQWVNSKVREFFSKYRSVSELHSFLSHSQIYYSDIENDIISFQRVGDVDNVCHGREALMASTNPKARSYFSKLLNKVGDVTPRRENVVNPVVEVEIVEPVANVDVVELTSNVDVAGHSKKSKKRDRSSKRSHSSSRRHRHGENVSSEPLSETIFSATTKYAKFVQTSFSESSYNKLKNMDAASLADSVIELSSRNLLIGKMMKEKNGNCVSLSEFEKLKNDLAEYKERMSSLSSQLEEMKKEKKEQEVEIEGFGKEIFDLKSENLKSSKENAQLFKENQLLNEKVSALSSTNESDKNTIKLMDEEINQLRTNVFEAESFIFEQHKLGFEKALQQAKYFYKIPIDEGNFDVKKDFYNGELIPAN